One genomic window of Quercus lobata isolate SW786 chromosome 9, ValleyOak3.0 Primary Assembly, whole genome shotgun sequence includes the following:
- the LOC115959267 gene encoding protein TRANSPARENT TESTA GLABRA 1, which translates to MENSTQESQHQQNSITHEAPYPLYSLAISPSPTRSHHYRIAVGSFIETYNNRVDILSFDPETLSLKPLHPSLSFDHPYPPTKLMFHPTATSSSSSPSNPNPNPNLLASSGDFIRLWDLRDHSIEPLCVLNNSKTSEFCAPLTSFDWNEVEPKRIGTCSIDTTCTVWDIERCVVETQLIAHDKEVYDIAWGEARVFASVSADGSVRIFDLRDKEHSTIIYESPQPDTPLLRLAWNKQDLRYMATILMDSNKVVILDIRSPTMPVAELERHKGSVNAISWAPQSPRHICSAGDDTQALIWELPTVAGPNGIDPMSVYSAGSEINQLQWSAAVPDWIAIAFSNKMQLLKV; encoded by the coding sequence ATGGAGAATTCAACTCAAGAATCCCAACACCAACAAAACTCGATAACCCACGAGGCCCCGTACCCACTCTACTCCCTAGCGATCTCTCCGTCGCCAACTCGGTCCCACCACTACCGCATCGCCGTCGGCAGCTTCATCGAGACCTACAACAACCGGGTCGACATCCTCAGCTTCGACCCggagactctctctctcaagcctCTCCACCCTTCTCTCTCCTTTGACCACCCGTACCCGCCGACGAAGCTCATGTTCCACCCGACCGCCACGTCGTCGTCTTCTTCTCCCTcgaaccctaaccctaaccctaacctCCTCGCCTCCTCCGGCGACTTCATCCGCCTCTGGGACCTCCGCGACCACTCGATCGAGCCCCTCTGTGTTCTCAACAACAGCAAGACCTCCGAGTTCTGCGCTCCGCTCACTTCGTTCGACTGGAACGAGGTCGAGCCGAAGCGAATCGGGACGTGTAGCATCGACACGACCTGTACGGTCTGGGACATCGAGCGGTGCGTCGTCGAGACTCAGCTGATTGCGCACGATAAAGAGGTTTACGACATTGCGTGGGGGGAGGCTAGGGTTTTCGCTTCGGTTTCGGCCGACGGTTCGGTGAGGATTTTCGATCTGAGAGATAAGGAGCACTCGACGATCATCTACGAGAGTCCTCAGCCCGATACGCCTTTGCTGAGATTGGCGTGGAACAAGCAGGACTTGAGGTACATGGCGACGATTCTGATGGATAGTAACAAGGTTGTGATTTTGGATATCCGGTCGCCGACGATGCCGGTGGCGGAGCTGGAGAGACATAAGGGTAGTGTGAATGCGATTTCCTGGGCGCCTCAGAGTCCCAGGCATATTTGCTCGGCTGGGGATGATACTCAGGCTCTGATTTGGGAGCTTCCCACTGTGGCGGGACCCAATGGGATTGATCCTATGTCGGTGTACTCTGCCGGGTCGGAGATTAATCAGCTGCAGTGGTCCGCGGCTGTGCCTGATTGGATTGCCATTGCGTTTTCGAACAAAATGCAGCTCTTGAAAGTTTGA